Genomic DNA from Candidatus Koribacter versatilis Ellin345:
ACACCCTCTTGTCACATTGTTGACGCCCGTTGGCGTACACTTTCGCATCTGACGGAATACATGGACAAACGGGTCGTCATTACCGGGATGGGCGTGGTCAGTCCGAACGGCATTGGGCGCGACGCCTTCTGCCGCGCGATTCTGGATGGCAAGAGCGGCGTAAAGAAAATATCGCGCTTTGACGCGTCGAAACTGCCGGTCCGCATTGCGGGCGAAATCACCGACTTCGATGAGTCGCAGTGGATCGATCCTCACGAGCGCAAGCACGTTGGACGCGCCGTGCCACTCGCATTTGCGGCATCGGCGGAGGCGCTGCAACAGGCGGGCCTCGATCCCGAAGCGATGTCGCTCGATGACAAGCGCAAGATTGGCGTAGTGCTCGGCACCGGTGGCGGTGCACAGGACTATTCCGAAGAACAGTACCGTCTCTACTTCGAAGGCAAAATCAAGCAAGTGAGCCTGTTTTCCATTCCCAGTGGGACTATGGGCACAATGAGCAGCGAAATCAGCATGCGCTTCGGATTCCGCGGCATGAGCCACGTGGTCACCTGTGGCTGCACGTCGTCCACGGACGCAATCGCTTACGCCGCGATGCAGATTCGCACCGGTCAGGTTCCTATGATGCTCACCGGCGGTGTGGATTCGCCGCTCGCTCCTGGCATTATGAAGGGCTTCTGCCTGATGAAAATCATGACGCAATCGTGGAACGATGACCCCGAGCGCGCATCACGTCCCTTCTCTGCTGATCGCGACGGCTTCGTGCTCGCCGAAGGCGCTTGGATGTTCATTCTCGAGGATTACGATCATGCGCGCGCCCGAGGCGCCACGCCGCTGGCCGAGATCGCAGGATATGCCTCTACGTGCGAGGCGTTCCATCGAGTGCGACTCCAGGAGTGTGGCGAAGAGCCGGCGCGAACGATCGTCCTGGCGATGGAGAATGCGGGCATCGCGCCCGAACAGGTTGACTACGCGAATCTCCACGGCACCAGCACACAACTCAACGACCGCATCGAGACGCGCGCGTTAAAACTCGCCCTCGGCGACCATGCAGCGAAGATTCCTATGTCATCACTGAAGTCGCAGATCGGCCATCCGCAAGGCGCAAGCGGAGCAGCTGGAATCGCCGCGACCCTTGTCGCCATGCGCCACGGTGAGATCCCGCCGACCATCAACATCGAGAGAGCAGACCCCGATTGCGATCTGGACTACACCCCGCATGCGGGCCGGAAACATGGCGTGGAATACGCGGTGTGCAATTGCATCGCGTTTGGCTCCAAGAACTCAGCATTGGTGCTGCGGAATCTCGAGTAGAACTTTTCCATCCGGTGCCCATCGTTTCGCGTCTATATAATTTCCAAAGTACGTTGAAATGCGCGAACAGTCTGGGGCGTGTGCCCTAGTTCTACGATGGCCCAACACGAGGAAGAACAACTAGGCAAGGCGTACGACAGTCGCTTAATGAAGCGCCTGCTCGGCTATTTGCGTCCATATCAGTGGCAGGTCTATGTCGCGATCGCGGCCATCATTCTAAAGGCCGGTGCGGACGTAGTCGGGCCTGTCCTGACCCAAGTCGCGATTGATAAATACCTCGCCAAGAGGTCCGTCTCTCATCTGTTCGACCGCTTCCTGAGCGTGAACCCGCTCACCGGTATCGGACAGATTGCCGGCCTCTACGTCATTCTGCTCCTCCTGAGTTTCGCCTTCGAATACGCGCAAACATATCTCATGCAGTGGGTCGGACAGAAAGCCATGTTCGACATGCGGGCCGAGATCTTCCGCCATCTCCAGCGCCTGCACATTGGCTTCTTCGACAAGAACCCCGTCGGCCGCCTCGTGACCCGCGTCACCAGCGACGTTGATGCTCTGAACGAGATGTTCACTTCGGGAGTGGTCTCGATCGTTGAGGACGTCTTCGTGCTCTCCGGGATCATGTACGTCATGCTCCGGATGAACTGGCGCCTGGCCTTGTTGGTCTTCGCCGTGCTGCCAATCATCACATGGGCGACCGGTATATTCCGGCGGGCGGTGCGCGATGCCTATCGCAAGATTCGCGTAGCCATCGCGCGTATTAATTCGTACCTCCAGGAACACATAACCGGCATCGTCGTCCTCCAGCTCTTCAACCGTGAGAAGCGTTCGTACGACAAGTTCGAAGAAGTAAACCGCGCACACATGGACGCCTTCAAAGACGCGATCATGGCGCACGCCGTCTATTACCCCATCGTCGAGTTCCTGTCGGCAGTGGCAATTGCAAGCGTCATCTGGTTCGGTGGCGGACAATTTCTCCGCAATGCACCCGGAATCAGCATCGGCATCCTGGTCGCGTTTATTCAGTACTCGCAGCGCTTCTTTCGTCCTATCCAGGATTTCAGCGAAAAGTACAACATCGTGCAGCAGGCCATGGCCGCTTGCGAGCGCATCTTCAAGCTCCTGGACACCCCGGTTGAGATCGACGAGTTGGCCCAGCCGAAATCCGCTACCGGTTCGGGCCGCATAGAGTTTGACCATGTGTGGTTCGCCTATCGCAAGGACCCGAATAAGAACGACGAATGGGATTGGGTTCTGCGCGACGTGAGCTTCACGCTAGAACCCGGGGAAACCGTGGCTGTCGTCGGCCACACCGGGGCTGGCAAGACAACGCTCATTTCCCTGCTCCTGCGCTTTTACGACGTGCAGCAAGGCGCGATCAAGATTGACGGCATCGACATTCGCGAAATGTCGTTAGCCGACCTTCGCCGCCGTTACGGTGTGGTCCTGCAGGATCCGTTCCTCTTCACGGGCACCATCGGCGAGAATATTCGCCTGGGTACCGAGTGGATCACCGACGAGCAAATGATGAAGGCCGCCGAAGAAGTGAACGTCGCCGAGTTCATCCGCTCGCAACCGGCGGGATTCGAGCAGGGTGTGCATGAACGCGGCAGCACGCTATCCACGGGACAAAAGCAGCTCATCTCCTTCGCGCGAGCGTTGGCGCACAATCCGAAGATCCTCATCCTCGACGAAGCCACGTCGAGCGTAGACACCGAGACAGAGTTTCGCGTGCGCGCTGCACTGTCTAAGCTCGTCGAAGGACGCACTTCGCTCATCATCGCGCACCGACTTTCGACTATTCAGCGCGCCGACAAGATCATCGTGATGCACAAGGGCAAGGTCCGCGAGATGGGCAGCCATCAGCAACTCCTCGCACAACGAGGCATCTATTACAAGCTCTACCAGTTGCAGTACAAGGACCAGGAATTGCCGCTGGCGCCCACGCTTAGCCCTGCTACCGACTAGGTCTGCGGAGGCTCCTCGCTCAGTTCATGCTCGCGCAGAACATCCATAACCTCTTCCGTCGCTGCCCACGGACCTTGCGGCTGGGGAAGCGTCGCTCCTGCAGCGAACAGCGCGCGCACTACCCCGGGATAATCACCCTTATCGCGCAGCCAACTGTTCTCCGAGCCGTGTAGCGCCCATCCCATTGGGCTTCCGCCGTGCTGCGTTTCGAAGACATTG
This window encodes:
- a CDS encoding ABC transporter ATP-binding protein, which encodes MAQHEEEQLGKAYDSRLMKRLLGYLRPYQWQVYVAIAAIILKAGADVVGPVLTQVAIDKYLAKRSVSHLFDRFLSVNPLTGIGQIAGLYVILLLLSFAFEYAQTYLMQWVGQKAMFDMRAEIFRHLQRLHIGFFDKNPVGRLVTRVTSDVDALNEMFTSGVVSIVEDVFVLSGIMYVMLRMNWRLALLVFAVLPIITWATGIFRRAVRDAYRKIRVAIARINSYLQEHITGIVVLQLFNREKRSYDKFEEVNRAHMDAFKDAIMAHAVYYPIVEFLSAVAIASVIWFGGGQFLRNAPGISIGILVAFIQYSQRFFRPIQDFSEKYNIVQQAMAACERIFKLLDTPVEIDELAQPKSATGSGRIEFDHVWFAYRKDPNKNDEWDWVLRDVSFTLEPGETVAVVGHTGAGKTTLISLLLRFYDVQQGAIKIDGIDIREMSLADLRRRYGVVLQDPFLFTGTIGENIRLGTEWITDEQMMKAAEEVNVAEFIRSQPAGFEQGVHERGSTLSTGQKQLISFARALAHNPKILILDEATSSVDTETEFRVRAALSKLVEGRTSLIIAHRLSTIQRADKIIVMHKGKVREMGSHQQLLAQRGIYYKLYQLQYKDQELPLAPTLSPATD
- a CDS encoding beta-ketoacyl-[acyl-carrier-protein] synthase family protein, with amino-acid sequence MDKRVVITGMGVVSPNGIGRDAFCRAILDGKSGVKKISRFDASKLPVRIAGEITDFDESQWIDPHERKHVGRAVPLAFAASAEALQQAGLDPEAMSLDDKRKIGVVLGTGGGAQDYSEEQYRLYFEGKIKQVSLFSIPSGTMGTMSSEISMRFGFRGMSHVVTCGCTSSTDAIAYAAMQIRTGQVPMMLTGGVDSPLAPGIMKGFCLMKIMTQSWNDDPERASRPFSADRDGFVLAEGAWMFILEDYDHARARGATPLAEIAGYASTCEAFHRVRLQECGEEPARTIVLAMENAGIAPEQVDYANLHGTSTQLNDRIETRALKLALGDHAAKIPMSSLKSQIGHPQGASGAAGIAATLVAMRHGEIPPTINIERADPDCDLDYTPHAGRKHGVEYAVCNCIAFGSKNSALVLRNLE